The genomic window TGTTGTTATGTACTTCCATTATAACCTTTGTTAAGATTATTTATACATGATTTTATCTTACACTCCATCCGGCAATCCGAAAGTTAAATTCATAGCTTAAGGCGTTACTCCAGTCGGAATCGTAAACTGATTTGTATCTTGTGCCGTAGACAGGGCCTGCAGCTTTACCGTATGTATAAAACCAGTTAATAATCGGGCTCCCTGTAAAAGCGAGGCTGATCCAGTACTGTCCCGGAGGCAGGAGCGGTTTGTCTGATGAAAAATCAAAATCAACCCAATCATAGCCCTTTTGAGTCCTGATTGAGCCGATATCTTTTAGCTTGCTGGCGCTTATGAGTTTGCCGGGTTTATTGTTGTCATCTGCAAAAAGCTCCAGCCAAATCTGGCCGCTGCCTCCGAATTTATGTATTGCAATTCCTGCTTTTACAAGCTTTAAAGGTTTGTTAACAATAAATATCTGCGCGTACTGGGTGAGTTTTGTAGTTACGTACTCTGCACTTTCAACAATAAAATTTCTCTTTAAAACGAATTTTTCATTCCCTTCGTCTTCCTGATTTCTTGCCTGGCTGAAATCAATGTTTCTAGGGAATTGAGTGTTGCCGAATAATGTAGGTTTATCATACTGAAGTTTCTTCAATACCGGCGGTTTGACAGGCCTTGGTTTAATTACAGGAGGAAGAATGACAGGTTTGAATACAGCTTCAATTCTTGGGCAGAGAAGCATATTTTTCGGCCCGTAATTTTGTTTTGTCATTGAGAGCTTTACAGAGTCAGCTGCAAATGAGGCTTCTATTGATTCAATAAATTTGGGCATTCTGTTCACGCCTTTTGATTGAACCCATCGTACCAGGCCGTCGTTTATTGTCTCTTTGTTGTCAATTCCTATTTCTATGCGGATAAATCTGTTTGATACAAAGAGCTCTGTCTGCTGTGGGTCAAAAGGTATCCAGCCGAGATCAGAAAACAGAACCTCTATCCATGAGTGCCTGCCCTGTCCCATTTTAAATGTATAAGCCCCGCTTTTTGTTTTTATTGAATAGGGCTTTTTTAAAGTTACACCGTTGACAATCCTTACAGGAATGCCGACACTTCTCATAAGTGCTGCTGCAATATGAGAGTAGTTCTGGCAGTTGCCTTTTTTGTTATTGAAAGAGTATAGAGCATCATATTTTTCAGGAGGAGTTACATAGTGCATGTTATCTACAACCCACGATAAGATGCGCTGTACAGCGTCAAACTGGCTCTTGACACCTTTAACAAGTTTGATTGCTTTTGCTTTAATAAGAGGAGAATCTGACTGCACAAGTTCCGTAGGTTTAAGATAATCTTTTGAATCTGCAGGTATGTTTGACGGATGGAACGCAGCTGATGATTCAAGTTTATCAAGTTTGGTTTCCGTAACTGCGTTAAAGGAAGTGTTAACAGAGATGTTGCTTTCCGGCCGGATCCATTCTGCTAAAATGATTCTATTGCCTCTTTTATCAATTCTGGATTCTTTTTTTACAGGTTCCGGCGTAAAGGTAAGATGAAAATTGCTAATCTTCTGATTATAAGTGGGTGATATGAAGGTTTGAGGTATAACAAAACTTAATGATACTTTTTTTGTTCCTGGTACAGGCTGGAATTCCTGAACAAGAGAATATAGAATGCGGGATTCCTGGCCTCCGTTTATTAGGTAGTTCTCACCCCTTGAGAGCGAATATGCAGCAAGAATTAACAGAACTGCAGTCATGCGTTTCATATTCTTATCCTCCTGTAAAAGAATAAAGGTTATGAGTTTTCTCGCTGTTCACGGTAAATTATTATAATGGAAAAGGAGTAAGACTTTCATAACCTGTTTTTGTTACAACAAGTGTCTGCTCAAACTGTGCTGAAAGAGACCCGTCAATTGTAACTGCTGTCCAGCCGTCTTCAAGAATTCTGAGGCTGCTTTTACCTGTGTTTATCATAGGTTCAATAGTAAAAACCATGTTTTCAATAAGAGGCACACCACGCCCTCTCTGCCCTGTATGAGCAACCTGGGGAGGCTCGTGGAAATTAATACCTACACCGTGCCCTACAAAGTCCCGGACAACAGAGCATCCGTTTGATTCTGCAAAAGTCTGGATTGCCCAGCCTATATCTCCCAATGTATTCCCAGGTTTAACCATATTCATCCCGCGTTTAAGAGACTTTTTTGCTACAGAAACAATTTTTTTAGCGTCATCTGATGGCGTTCCAACGAAAAAAGTTTTGCTTGCATCTGCGTAAAAACCGTCCAGTATTGATGTTATATCAACATTAATGATGTCTCCGTCTTTTAGGATGTAGCTGCCCGGTATGCCGTGGCATATAACATCATTAACAGACGTGCAGACACTTTTGGGAAAACCCTTATAGTTAAGAGGAGCTGGTATAGCATTATTTTCAATTGTGTATTCATGGACGATTTTATTGATATATTCGGTCGTTATTCCGGGCTTTATCTCTTTCTCAACAAGATTGAGTGTATCTACAACAAGTCTTCCTGCCCTGCGTATTCCTTCTATCTCTTCTGCAGTTTTAATTATTATATTCTGGCGGTAATATCTGGTTTGTTTCATCTTTTTCTCCGTTTTTTCCTTCAGCATACAGCAGTTTTTATATTTTTTCCCGCTGCCGCAGGGGCAGGGGTCGTTTCTACCGATTTTGTTCAATTATATTCTCCAACAGTACATAAATATTAAGAGGTCTAATGTATGAAAAGTTTTTTTAAAAATCAACAGAGCGCAGCTTCTCAATTTTTTTTATCATTTTTTGATAGTGTGGCCCTTTCCAAAATACTCTGCCGCATCCGGTGCATTGCTGGAAAGTATTATAAAACAGCCTGGTTTTTTCCTGTAAAATATCTTCAATTTCAATTTTTTCCACAGGTACAATTTTACTGTTGCAAATTATACACCTTGTAAACGGATCAATTGATGATTTCAGGTCAAATCTTTTAATTATCTCTTTTATCTGCTCATCAGGTATTGTAGATCTTACCCAATACCCGTGTGTCACAGGTTTTAATTTCAGAAGGGCTCTGTCTTTTGTCAGGATTATTCGGTTCTGTTTTAAAGAGATATTTACAATCTCATGACTGTTAAATACCGGATCAAAAAGGGTATCAAATCCCAGCATTCGGAGCATTTTTGCAAGTTTCCCCAGTTGTATGTCAAGGATAAAGAGTGTTGTTCGTAAAGGAGAAGGCCTGAGCTTTAAAATTGGAGAAATATCCATTGATTCGAATCTCGGATATACTGCAATCCGGTCGCTGTCATTTAACTGATATGAAAAGTCAACGGAATTCCCGTTTACAATTATCAGGTCAATCTCAGGATGAGGAATTCCCATTGCCTCAACTGCATCTTTTACAGAAGGATTTCCCTTAAAAAAATATTCAATATTTTTTTTCTTTTTATCCGGCGGTAAAAAATCGTTCAGCTCTTCATAAAAACGGAAGGCAGCTTTGTTAATTTCGTTTTTTTTGGTATTTTTGTTGGTCATTAAG from bacterium includes these protein-coding regions:
- a CDS encoding transglutaminase domain-containing protein, which codes for MKRMTAVLLILAAYSLSRGENYLINGGQESRILYSLVQEFQPVPGTKKVSLSFVIPQTFISPTYNQKISNFHLTFTPEPVKKESRIDKRGNRIILAEWIRPESNISVNTSFNAVTETKLDKLESSAAFHPSNIPADSKDYLKPTELVQSDSPLIKAKAIKLVKGVKSQFDAVQRILSWVVDNMHYVTPPEKYDALYSFNNKKGNCQNYSHIAAALMRSVGIPVRIVNGVTLKKPYSIKTKSGAYTFKMGQGRHSWIEVLFSDLGWIPFDPQQTELFVSNRFIRIEIGIDNKETINDGLVRWVQSKGVNRMPKFIESIEASFAADSVKLSMTKQNYGPKNMLLCPRIEAVFKPVILPPVIKPRPVKPPVLKKLQYDKPTLFGNTQFPRNIDFSQARNQEDEGNEKFVLKRNFIVESAEYVTTKLTQYAQIFIVNKPLKLVKAGIAIHKFGGSGQIWLELFADDNNKPGKLISASKLKDIGSIRTQKGYDWVDFDFSSDKPLLPPGQYWISLAFTGSPIINWFYTYGKAAGPVYGTRYKSVYDSDWSNALSYEFNFRIAGWSVR
- the map gene encoding type I methionyl aminopeptidase, with the protein product MNKIGRNDPCPCGSGKKYKNCCMLKEKTEKKMKQTRYYRQNIIIKTAEEIEGIRRAGRLVVDTLNLVEKEIKPGITTEYINKIVHEYTIENNAIPAPLNYKGFPKSVCTSVNDVICHGIPGSYILKDGDIINVDITSILDGFYADASKTFFVGTPSDDAKKIVSVAKKSLKRGMNMVKPGNTLGDIGWAIQTFAESNGCSVVRDFVGHGVGINFHEPPQVAHTGQRGRGVPLIENMVFTIEPMINTGKSSLRILEDGWTAVTIDGSLSAQFEQTLVVTKTGYESLTPFPL
- a CDS encoding Mut7-C ubiquitin/RNAse domain-containing protein gives rise to the protein MTNKNTKKNEINKAAFRFYEELNDFLPPDKKKKNIEYFFKGNPSVKDAVEAMGIPHPEIDLIIVNGNSVDFSYQLNDSDRIAVYPRFESMDISPILKLRPSPLRTTLFILDIQLGKLAKMLRMLGFDTLFDPVFNSHEIVNISLKQNRIILTKDRALLKLKPVTHGYWVRSTIPDEQIKEIIKRFDLKSSIDPFTRCIICNSKIVPVEKIEIEDILQEKTRLFYNTFQQCTGCGRVFWKGPHYQKMIKKIEKLRSVDF